One stretch of Dehalococcoidales bacterium DNA includes these proteins:
- a CDS encoding aminodeoxychorismate/anthranilate synthase component II, translated as MVIVIDNYDSFVYNLAQYLGELGWRPVVHRNDEVTLAEIERARPSHIVISPGPCTPLEAGISNDVVRHFGGRIPILGVCLGHQCIGYVYGGEIVRAHIPTHGKSTLVYHDGRTVYQSLPNPFEAGRYHSLVVRGDIIPDVLKTTATTSEGIVMGVRHRDYVVEGVQFHPESIMTDVGHAVLRNFLSYRQPMWPEEPGRD; from the coding sequence ATGGTAATTGTTATTGATAACTACGATTCGTTCGTCTATAACCTTGCCCAGTACCTCGGTGAGCTGGGCTGGAGACCGGTGGTCCATCGCAACGACGAGGTCACCCTGGCCGAGATAGAACGCGCTCGCCCATCCCACATAGTCATCTCTCCGGGGCCGTGCACCCCGCTGGAGGCCGGTATATCCAATGACGTTGTGCGCCACTTCGGGGGGAGGATTCCCATTCTTGGTGTCTGCCTGGGACACCAGTGTATCGGGTACGTCTACGGGGGCGAGATTGTCCGTGCTCACATCCCCACCCACGGCAAGAGCACCCTCGTTTATCACGACGGGCGTACGGTATACCAGAGCCTGCCGAACCCGTTTGAGGCTGGCCGCTACCATTCTCTAGTGGTGAGAGGCGATATTATTCCTGACGTGCTGAAGACCACTGCCACTACCAGTGAAGGTATTGTTATGGGAGTCCGGCACCGGGACTATGTCGTTGAGGGCGTGCAGTTCCACCCCGAGTCCATCATGACCGATGTAGGTCACGCGGTACTGAGGAACTTCCTGAGCTACCGGCAGC